In Dehalococcoidales bacterium, the genomic stretch TGGTGATGGTTCCAACCGAGAATGAGGGTGAGGGCGTACTTGACTTCACACTCCACGCCGAGGGAGAAAACTACGACAAGCTCTGTATCCCGGCACCATACGGCTTTGTTCGCGGACGGATTACACATGAGATGATAGATAATGCCGAGCACTATCCCAAGATGGACGGTCGGGCTGTCTTCAAGCACGCCATACCCCGTTTCTGTGAGTGTATGAACGAGGTGCTTGAAAAAACCGGCTACAGTATCGAGGACGTGGACCTGTTCATTCCCCACCAGGCCAACGACCGTATTACCAATATGGTCGGTACCAGGATGGGACTACCCGCTGAGAAGGTCGTTTCCAACATCGCCAGATACGGCAACACCACCGCGGCTACTATTCCCATTTGCATTTGTGAAAGCCGCCAGGACGGCCGTCTGAAGAAGGACTCCCTGCTTCTACTCGCTGCCTTTGGCTCCGGATTCACCTGGGCTTCCTTACTCATGCGCTGGAGTGTCTGAGAGCAGGAAGCCGGTAGTCATCCGCCGGTTCACAGCAGAAGTTACCGGGAATGGACCAACCCGTTAACATGGTGTCTGTTCAGTGGCTTCTCAGCCTGTTTACTGCTGCCTCTATTCTCCGTAGTCCTTCTTCCAGGGTACTTCTCGGGCAGGCTATATTCATTCTCTCGAAACCTTCTTCCCTGCACCCGAAAATGGTACCCGGTTGCAGAGCTACCCTGGCGTCTTCACGTACGAAATTGCCCAGTTTCTCCCGGTTAATTCCGCAGCCTCTGAAATCCAGCCAGGCCAGGTAGGTGCCTTGAAGCGGAATTATTCTGAGTCCCGGTATCCTGGTAGAGGCGTATTGCTCCAGAAATGCCATGTTCCCCTGAAGATAGACGAGTAGCTGCTCAAGCCACGCTTCACCGTAGCGGTAGGCCGCCTCAGTAGCAGCGATACCAAACATGTTTGGCGAGCTAATCCCACAACTCCTCAGCATGCTGCTGAAGGTCTCTCTGAGTCCGGGATTTGGAATAACGATATTCGACGTTTTCAGTCCTGGCAGATTAAATGTCTTGCTGGCGCTTGTGCAGGTAATCGACCTATCGGCGAATTCCTCGGAGATAGAGGCAAACGGCACGTGTTCGAAGCCATCATAGACCAGGTCGCAATGAATATCATCCGATACAACGAGGATGTTATTCTCCAGGCAGAGCTGGCCAAGTCTGGTCAACTCTTGTTCCTTCCACACCCGCCCGACAGGGTTGTGCGGACTGCACAGGATGATCATTTTCGTGCGAGGATTGATTTTGTCCTGCAAATCGTCGAAGTCCATTACATACAGGTCATTCTCCAGATTCATAGGATTGTCGAATATCTCACGGTCATTATTGGTGATGGCGTTGAAGAAAGGGTAATATCCCGGGGTCTGGACAATTACCTGGTCGCCGGGAGAGGTGAACGTCCTGACCAGTATATTTATTGCAGCAATTACTCCGGGCGTGAAAACTAACCATTCCTTCTCGACTTCCCAGTTGTGACGCTTCCGTATCCAATCTATCACTGCGTCATAGTACGACTGAGGCACGGTACTGTAGCCAAAGACTCCGTACTCAGCTACACGCTTCAGAGCGTCGATGACAGGCTGGGGCACCCTGAAATCCATGTCTGCCACCCACATCGGCAGGATGTTTTCAACGTTGAAACGCTCATCGGCGAGGTCCCACTTAACCGAATTGGTGTTGCGGCGGTCTATAACGGAGTCGAAATCATACTTCATAGTCCGGTACCTCAGCTACTGGTTATTGCCGGTTGATGGTATTCTGCGACCACTCAAGAGTAGCACCGTGCGGAACGACCATCAAGTCCCGGACGGGAGATTTTAAGCTTGCTGCTGCCACGCGTTGTCTGCATTGCCCTTGTGCGACCGCGTTCTTTGCGCCAGCAACGGCGGGTCTGCTTAGTCTGAGTCGGAGAGTATGGTGAGAAGTGACCGAAGGTGATTACGGGGGGGGGCGTAAAGCAACAGTGTTGTAGTCGGGTCTACGGACGACCTAGCCTTTCAACTCTTTCATTCGCCCTGCTGCCGAGTCGGCGCGCAGCTTAATCACGTTCCTGGTAGTCTTATAGCCGGAACTGAGAACGGCCATGCTGTCTGGTTTAAGGTCTTCGGTCAGACATACCTGGGCACCAACTATTGAATTGGGACCGACTCTGACTCCGGGCATGATACTGGAATTGACTCCACTCCGACAGTTGTCACCTACTATTGCTCCGAGTTTGTCCAGACCGCTGTCCACGCTGTCATCGACCGTAACCGGGACGTTCTTCTCATCAAAACGCCAGTTGGAGAAGACGGTGTTGGCACCGAAAGAGCAGTTGTCGCCGATAATGGAGTCACCAACGTAGCACATATGAAACCAGCAGCCGTCGCCGATGTAGGAGCCTTTAATCTCGGTAGCGAAACCGACCACGCAGTCGGACCCGATGTGACTGTAGCCACGGACCAGGCTGCCGTTGCCCACCACCGAGTTCGCCCCGATGTAGACCGGCCCACGTATCACCGCATTTTCAAAGACCCGGACGTTCTCATCGAGCACCACCTGGCCATCAATCACCGCGCTCTCCGAGACCTGCGCCGATGGAGCAATGTACCTCGGGCTGTTGTCCAGAAACTGCTTGACCACACTGAATATGTGCCAGGGGTACTTGATGGGAGTCCAGGAGCCGGTGTAGCGAACGACTTTCACGGTCTGCCCTTCCTTGACTGTGCTGTCAATGGCACGCTCGTAGACGTCATCGCGGTCCGTCTCA encodes the following:
- a CDS encoding MalY/PatB family protein, whose product is MKYDFDSVIDRRNTNSVKWDLADERFNVENILPMWVADMDFRVPQPVIDALKRVAEYGVFGYSTVPQSYYDAVIDWIRKRHNWEVEKEWLVFTPGVIAAINILVRTFTSPGDQVIVQTPGYYPFFNAITNNDREIFDNPMNLENDLYVMDFDDLQDKINPRTKMIILCSPHNPVGRVWKEQELTRLGQLCLENNILVVSDDIHCDLVYDGFEHVPFASISEEFADRSITCTSASKTFNLPGLKTSNIVIPNPGLRETFSSMLRSCGISSPNMFGIAATEAAYRYGEAWLEQLLVYLQGNMAFLEQYASTRIPGLRIIPLQGTYLAWLDFRGCGINREKLGNFVREDARVALQPGTIFGCREEGFERMNIACPRSTLEEGLRRIEAAVNRLRSH
- a CDS encoding beta-ketoacyl-ACP synthase III: MRRSTIIGTGFYVPPDIWTNEDMTKLMDTSDEWIQERTGIKQRHIAEEGIGCADLAKVAAEQAIADAGMTNQDIEMIIFATLNPDVFFPGSGCVLQSKMSFGTIPALDIRQQCTGFIYAMAIADRFIRTGWCDNILVIGSEVHSTGLDFTTRGRDVAVLFGDGAGAVVMVPTENEGEGVLDFTLHAEGENYDKLCIPAPYGFVRGRITHEMIDNAEHYPKMDGRAVFKHAIPRFCECMNEVLEKTGYSIEDVDLFIPHQANDRITNMVGTRMGLPAEKVVSNIARYGNTTAATIPICICESRQDGRLKKDSLLLLAAFGSGFTWASLLMRWSV
- a CDS encoding sugar phosphate nucleotidyltransferase, whose amino-acid sequence is MKVVFLCGGIGKRMFPITEDKFLLKFLGKTLLEHQIELARKAGLTGFVIVGSTRSIHRIEDIVAGIEGIKVELAVQKEPAGIADALESAAGLLNDEIIIASPNDVFDGSAYTGLLAAHQDNSAGSYLLGYEVNEYFPGGYLVVNETNEVTHIIEKPGKGNEPSNLVSVLLHLHTDPQKLLACIANVETDRDDVYERAIDSTVKEGQTVKVVRYTGSWTPIKYPWHIFSVVKQFLDNSPRYIAPSAQVSESAVIDGQVVLDENVRVFENAVIRGPVYIGANSVVGNGSLVRGYSHIGSDCVVGFATEIKGSYIGDGCWFHMCYVGDSIIGDNCSFGANTVFSNWRFDEKNVPVTVDDSVDSGLDKLGAIVGDNCRSGVNSSIMPGVRVGPNSIVGAQVCLTEDLKPDSMAVLSSGYKTTRNVIKLRADSAAGRMKELKG